Proteins from a genomic interval of Stigmatella erecta:
- a CDS encoding alpha-ketoacid dehydrogenase subunit beta codes for MPLLSLVQAVNDALKLEMRRNPDLVVLGEDVGRLGGVFRATAGLQEEFGPGRVVDTPLSEGGILGAAIGMALYGLKPVPEIQFADFLFPAMDQLVNELAKLRYRSGGQYAAPMVIRAPYGGTGKGGLYHSQSPEALFIHTAGLKVVVPSSPYDAKGLLLAALRQPDPILFFEPKRLYRSQRQEVPEGDYTVALGRAQVVRPGQALTVIAWGAMLHEAAVATGQAQAQGIDCELIDLRTLWPLDIGCVEESVRKTGRALIVHEAPRTCGLGAELAALIQERCFLSLEAPVRRVTGWDTPFPYALEQDYLPRAPRILQGIQETVAFQA; via the coding sequence ATGCCCCTTCTGAGCCTCGTCCAAGCCGTGAACGATGCGCTCAAGCTGGAGATGCGGCGCAATCCGGACCTCGTCGTCCTGGGCGAGGACGTGGGGCGCCTGGGCGGCGTCTTCCGCGCCACCGCGGGCCTGCAGGAGGAGTTCGGCCCCGGGCGCGTCGTGGACACCCCGCTGTCCGAGGGCGGCATCCTCGGCGCCGCCATTGGCATGGCGCTCTACGGGCTGAAGCCCGTGCCGGAGATTCAGTTCGCCGACTTCCTGTTCCCCGCCATGGATCAGCTCGTCAACGAGCTGGCGAAGCTGCGCTACCGCTCGGGCGGGCAGTACGCCGCGCCCATGGTCATCCGCGCGCCCTATGGCGGCACCGGCAAGGGCGGGCTCTACCACTCGCAGAGCCCCGAGGCGCTCTTCATCCACACCGCGGGCCTGAAGGTGGTGGTGCCCTCCAGCCCGTATGACGCCAAGGGGCTGCTGCTCGCGGCGCTCCGCCAGCCAGACCCCATCCTCTTCTTCGAGCCCAAGCGCCTCTACCGCTCGCAGCGGCAGGAGGTGCCCGAGGGCGACTACACCGTGGCGCTGGGCCGGGCCCAGGTGGTCCGCCCCGGCCAGGCGCTCACCGTCATCGCCTGGGGGGCCATGCTCCACGAGGCGGCGGTGGCCACCGGGCAGGCCCAGGCCCAGGGCATCGACTGTGAGCTCATCGATCTGCGGACGCTCTGGCCCCTGGACATCGGCTGTGTCGAGGAGAGCGTCCGCAAGACGGGACGCGCCCTCATCGTGCACGAGGCGCCCCGGACGTGTGGCCTGGGCGCGGAGCTGGCGGCGTTGATCCAGGAGCGCTGCTTTCTGTCGCTAGAGGCCCCCGTGCGGCGCGTCACCGGCTGGGACACGCCCTTTCCCTACGCCCT